In the Gammaproteobacteria bacterium genome, GGCCACCCGTCCAGAAAGTGACCGTCATTCGCGGCACCGCCGTGTCCACTGTCAAACAGACGCAGTAACAAAAGGACGTGAGCGATGAACAAAAAGAGAACAACGACCCTGGCAATACCGGCACTCGTTTGCGCGGCCTTGCTGGCGGCGATAAGCCAGCCGCTTATTGCCAATGAACTGAGTGGCATGCAGGATGGCAACGGCGATTTCGTCCGCCTGCCCGTATTCAAGTCACGGGTAATCCAGCTCGACCGACCGGCCCGGCGGGTCTCAATCGGCAGCCCGGACATTGCCGACATCCTGATCCTTCGATCCAGCCAGCTATACATACTCGGCAAGGATATCGGCACCACCAATGTGCTGCTGTGGGACAACCGCGACCAGCTAATCCGGGCTATCAATGTCGAAGTTACCCACGACCTCGAGGGGCTCAAGGCTCTGCTGCATCAGCTGCTCCCGGGCGAAAATATAGAGGTGCGAAGCGCCCTGCGTTCTCTGGTACTGAGCGGCCAGGTCTCCAGCCTCGGCCGCATGGAATCAGCCTTGCGTATCGCGGAAAGTTTTCTGCAGCAGATTGCCACCGCCAAGACCAAACAGACTTTCGAGCAGTCACCGGCGGGCGGTAAAGACAAGGTTGCAGGAAAGATCATCAACATGATGACCGTCACCGGTAATCACCAGGTGATGCTCGAAGTGAAAGTGGCTGAGATCGCACGCACCGTGCTGAAACGCTTCCAGATGAATTTTAATGCCATTGATAACGGCAGCAGCACACGCTGGATCATGGGCGGCGCCAGCGGCGGCGCAAATTTTCCGGACGCAGAGTTTGATCCAGGCAGTCTCAGAATTCCAATCTTTGGCGACGGCTCCGGCGAACATGGCGTGGTCGGACCGGCCATTGACGAGTTTCGTCCCAACGACCTGTCAATTTCAGAGTCCGGCCTGTTTGCCAGCTTCCTGACGG is a window encoding:
- a CDS encoding type II and III secretion system protein family protein, translating into MNKKRTTTLAIPALVCAALLAAISQPLIANELSGMQDGNGDFVRLPVFKSRVIQLDRPARRVSIGSPDIADILILRSSQLYILGKDIGTTNVLLWDNRDQLIRAINVEVTHDLEGLKALLHQLLPGENIEVRSALRSLVLSGQVSSLGRMESALRIAESFLQQIATAKTKQTFEQSPAGGKDKVAGKIINMMTVTGNHQVMLEVKVAEIARTVLKRFQMNFNAIDNGSSTRWIMGGASGGANFPDAEFDPGSLRIPIFGDGSGEHGVVGPAIDEFRPNDLSISESGLFASFLTENFLLNVVLDAAKEKGLARILAEPTLTTQSGKQAEFLSGGEFPIPVPQGLDTITITFKEFGVGLKFLPVVLDKDLINLQLSVSVSDLVSADAVTFQPSLVSQGFFIPALRKRSANTTVELSDGQTIGIAGLLNEDLREVINKFPGLGDIPVIGHLFRSQEFIKGETELVILVTPHLAKPLPPGPIELPTDNFVEPSDFEFYLMGRMEARSPAMATTRDHNDDGQDGAEGNFGHSIPEGY